From Triticum aestivum cultivar Chinese Spring chromosome 7B, IWGSC CS RefSeq v2.1, whole genome shotgun sequence:
gcttaggcaaagttattagttcttcaaaatgagagccacaagttggcaaaccTAATGGAATATTGCCACATttattgtgtgtatgtcatgtggggccttagtgtggcttgcctaaggtgtggcttgaaccaaacactcacctaagttagtcaaacttgcctaaccttacgtgtggcaatctttggcaatcttagtggctatttggttcctagccacaccttgtCACAGTTTGctacacctaaccttaggcaagtttgaccaagttaggtaggtgtttggttctagccacacctaaggcaaagattttttttatgaacagtgagccccacatgtcatagacacaaaggggttgtttggttctaggcctagcattgccatactttaccacacatttttgccaagcttgcgtaaggttagttcatcaaaatgagagccacaagttggcaagcctaagggaattttgccacattttttatgtgtatgccatgtgggacccaagtggggcttgcctaagatgtggcttgaaccaaacactcacctaagttggtcaaacttgccaaactttaggtgtggcaatctttggcaaagttagtcacaaaccaaacaggccctaataactgtgtggcaagattcccttaggcaagccaaagtgtggctaacaaagcaactcaactaaggcaagtgtggcaaaaatcatgtggcgacatatggcaaagatagtcacaattcaAACAGCCCTACTAACCAAACAacgcctaaccttaggcaagtttggcaacattgtatgataaagtgttgcattgctaggcctaaaaccaaacaaGCCCTGTGTCTGCcgcaaaaaatgtggctaacaaaatgggcaccacaagtgtggcaagatttggcaagaaattgagtctatgacatgtggaccatgtagctagaaaagtatggcaagccacaagtgtagcaatgaaccaaacacatgcctaagatattgtggcacgcctaagcttaggcgtggcaaccttaggctgcaaaccaaacatctatatacctatacccctatatagtgtgtgaataactttgaaagttggtcgttggatgaagccaatccgatggtacaaagatggcaaatccgagcactacttgccggtggatatgatctacattccacctgattttgccacatgtagaatctacaaaactccacatgtagaagcataatgcacaaaccacctgaatctcatgcgtgcaatgcacgtgtaccttactagtactagttggtagtagtaagaaacaaattctggttttggcacgagctcgtactacgggagcaccacaaggcctgccaaaggagttacatttccctctcggggccgaCGAGACCGAACTTCATTGgtttagtgcccggcctatgagtcaatgacatgcggaccttaaatgcggctggcccacatgtcattctcatggtggtggcgtggttcgcaacTCACTCGTtagagatgaaccggccggtggtggcgtggccctGGCGAGGGTTCCACAGCTGGGCGTctgggcgttacgaggcgtagatggccagaCCGCCGgatactacctgtagtacagaagtactccagttgaggattgatgcccgggacgaaatgtgtcacaaccgctggatgaaaattcgatggtgcgggagtatggatcggagcacagcagcggagcaggcaaaccgcatccaatcaggtgtgtctgtggtagaaagttgatggtcgccgcaattcagctggcccacatgtcatgcacacaaaggcagaggagcagtggggccgagagggatgaggcgcacgtcgggggatgaggatcccctgacgcgaacaaccctaccattctgtcactgacatgcggtACCGCGAggcatgggtcccacctgtcagcgaaggaaaggcagggcaaggcagtgataaccacgtcagaggatccatgtccacgtcgggggacgtcgtgccgtgggttggagcagcgtcgtgggaatcgcgtgtgggtgtggctgttgtagaaacaagaaacatgatggtcgccgtggttcaacttccatggacaaggtgtcatgtctgctgacacatgtatatcaaaactagagtgtttatatttcaagcacgtgaacaggTATTATTCTAcagtactactttggatccattgcaacgcacgggccaacacattggtagtagtagtgtctatctctatctctagaggccttctctcgttcatccttttctctcacaagataaactactcatacaaatacatcttgatcttccatggaatgcacgaggatgtttcatTGGTGGTCTCTCCAGTGCGGCGTagtcgtagttgcaagttgacgccccttgagatgccgatgttgaggggcagccagatttcctccgatgagcaggtaagatgagtttgatcacgtagtaaatgcatccTAAAGACttcttccgtgtccatttcctaattctccccctgcccactgtttcacaagttaggctcagtgcgagtggagattggcttgcatatgtacgtgagggtaccaacatcattttgcacaacatttacaacggtgacaccgttcccgtagaacctttgtccaacattgggatcagccatacaacgggccaccgcatgaattggtacaatGGAACCACGGGTGAGATTGAATAACATAGCACAAACCTttcacatggcggtcaaaggcagaccatgctgtctgcggcctatttgttgccgtacgagtacgaagacactgtgctcctttctaactgcaTTTTTGCGTAGACAAAACAGGGGACttatttcgtatgggacacatcctacgatatactccctctctcccagtttatttgttttgaatcttttcgttttataagtttcaaattcaaatttatagctcctcatcacatgttgagattacaatgtccattaaaacATTGTCTGCAtctatagtaaagaaacaaatctcgagtttggcacgagttcgtgcagcggtagcaccacaaggcctgacgcaggagttacatttccctcccAGGGCCCTcgagactgagcttcagcgccttgcTACACCTGCCTTtaagtcaataacatgtggacacgataggtgactggtccacatgtaatgctcccgaaggcagaggggcagtggggccgagaggggtgagccgcaggtcgggggacgtgtggtgtcatgggttcgagcgacgtcgtgggaatcgcgtgtggctgtggtagaaacttgatgcttgccgcaatttaggtggcccacatgtcatgcacacaaaggcagaggggcggtgcagccgagaggggtgaggcgcacgtcgggggacgtggtgctgtgggttggagcggcgtcatgggaatcgtgagtggcagtggatgaaacgtgatggtcgccgtagttgaacatCCATgaacaagttgtcatgtctacggacacacgtattgcataccgatcactggaaggacactactaggaaaaacactACCAGTAGCGTAGGATTTTTGCATACCAGTAGCGCGTGCACCCGCACTACTGCTACGGCGCCACAGctaaattttagcagtagcgcattttttACCCCACGCTACAGCTAAAAAAGTTACTAGTAGCATGtttcacccgcgctactactattacgtATACGTGCTACCAGtaatgaaatagtagtagcgttggtaaacTACAAACTCTACTAGTATACTATATATTAGTAGCGCCCAGTTCCTCCCCACGCTACTAGTAActtattaggaattaaaaaaatgaagCAATTCCATTTTGTCACACAATTTTCATATCTACCATCACATAATTTCTCATTGTAGCTAACGGAAACTCATGTATAATTCCTATCACATAGTGTTGTGTGCCTAGTCAATGTGCGAAGCCTGCCCGGCCTGATCACGTGGCCTGCAGCTGCGACGAAACACATCGAGCAGCCTTGCGAGCCACACCTTACCGACGGCGGCCGCCGCCTTGAGTTGTGATGCCGTCACGTCCCTCGCTCTGACCCTCAGCTCCAGCAGGCCTCGATCGATGTCGTGCTCGTGCCTCACCACCAGCGGACGAAGGAATCCATCGGCAGCCACGACACCATCCAGTCCACGAACCTCTCGATGACCGTCAGCGTCACCAGCACAAGCCTGCAACATTACCAACAGAGATTTAGAAACTTCAGATTCTTCAGAAGAATGACACGGAAAAACAATGCGGTACATGTCGATGCCAATGTGCTACAATTTTTTTTCCGAGATTCTTATTTAAGCCATAATGCACAACTTAACTACACACTGAAGCAGCACATagctacttccatgacaaaatatAACGCAAAAGATTAGAAGCAATTCTGTTGTGTTGGAAGCCCTAAAAAGAAATATCACCTACGAAGCACATAAGGAGTTAGAGGCATAATTCCTTCGGTAATTTCTATCTATCCATTTTGCTAAGTAGTCACTTCAATACCTTGATATCTTTCATGTTTTCAAAGATAACAAAGTTCATGAATCTACTGTTGGTAGAGCATAGTGACTATACAAACTGAAGCCTGAACATATATACCTGCCAGTTCACAGACTTGACAAATGAATTCTCAAGTTAATGGGCTTTTCCTCTTTCCTGAATAAATCATTTGGTCTGCTCTTTGTTGGTACTACCTAGAAGAATTAGAAATACAAAAAAATGGCATCACTGAACTAGGGTAGATAGACAAGGTCTATCTTTTGTCCTCAAGTGAGAATTTAACTTATTAAAAAAAGACAAATTAGGTTTCATATATACACATAGTAGGAATTTACAGGAGAGTATAGCAGTAGCACCAAAACCAAAACAGTAAGAATGACGTCAAAACTGGAGATTCGGTAAAAAGAGTCATGTAAAAATGCTTACTGAGGACCGGATACTTACAGCTTTGCATAGCCCTTTAGACCAAATGCAAGGGCTTTGTCATAAAACTGTTGCGCAAGCTTACGGGCAATAAATCTGTCACATACCTACAAAACTGAAGTTAAATGACAAAATACAATGATTCTAAGTGTTGAATTGGTGTTGCACTGACACAATGATGCTAAGTGCGAGTTTGGTGTTGCTCTGTGGAAGCAATTGGGTAAAGTTGGTTGTATAGAAGAGAAGCCCTGCCATTCTATCGAAATGATTTTGTTACGAATCAAAAGAGGAGGTTGAGAATTTGTAATACCATAGTTACTATATTATCACATAAACGGCCCACTACCCAAGGAATTAATATCAATACTACATGGCTTATTCTAATCTACAAACTCTATTTCCTAAAAAAGGTACTGTCATGTTTCTAATGCTGGCACCAGTACCCACACTAGGAAAAGGGAGAACTGCAGTGTTTGTCCATTATAAACAACTGAAGAAACAAAGTAATAAACAGGATCACGGGAACAAACTTGCATATATAGTATTATTTGATAAAGTTTCTATGATTCAGGCAAACATTCTAAAAAGTGCATTAAGCAGACCTTTATAAATTCCTCAAAAGAGAACTCCTTGGCCAAATCAGAACGTGTTACTCCTTGTTGCCACTGTGCCAGTAGCATTGGATGATGATTCCTGCAGGATATGCAAAATAAAGTTATTTGTGGACGGAGTAACTTCAATTCGGAATCAGTTTCGGTTGAAGAGTTCAAGATGAGGCATGCCTCTTCCTTATTTGCAGTAGCAGATCCATAGCTCAAGATAACAGAAACATGAATACGGGCAGCGACAGCTGAACCGACCGGCGCAGCTTCCATGACTGAAGCCACCAATTTGTCAACCTGATTGAGATCTGTCTTCATCCCTAATTTTCCAAGCTTGCTGGCTGTGTTCTCCATTACGGCAAGCACAAACACCAGATCGAATTCGGACGCATCCTGGACATTCCCCTCTGCAAATCCCAGCAGAGTGAACGCCCGGTCGATTATTCTAGTGTCCTTAGAACTGCTGCCAGATCTGTAGACGGTGATTTAGAGTGGCTTATACGACCAAATTAGGCACGCATGATTTAGTTGAAGAAACAGTAAATTGTGAAGGATATAGAGCGGGAGAAAATCTTTGGTGGACGACCAACAGTTTGCAGTTAAGACTTAAGATGGACCCCCATGATTCTAGTCGAAGAAACTGATTTAGTCGGATTGAGAAGAGAGGAACGGATTTATACCTCAACTGCGCTGCGCTGCAAGATCCGGTGGCTTCCCCTGCGTACAGGCGCCTCTTCAGGCTGCTGCACATACTCACCGGCGAGCAGGTCGCCGGTGGCCGGATGGATGTACGAGCCCTGGGGCCGGGGGCCGGCGGTCCACTGCGAGATCCACTCCACGGTTACCCATCTCTCTCTGCACATATCGGCATCTCCAAACGGGTCCGCTACATAATTCACCGTTGACCGCGGGGGTGCAGACGGAGAGGAAGCCGCATGAGGTTATGGAGGCGTACGCGTCGAGCTGGACCTTCCCCCCTCTGCCCCCAGCGAGCAGCGCCGCGTGGCCGGCGGCGTACAGCACCAGTGCCCGGCTCGGCTTGTCCACCATTGCTCCGCCGCGCCGACACAAACTGCTTCCCCTTCCCCTTTACCTTCTCACTCCGTCGCCTTATTCCAGAGAAGAACCGGGAGGGGATCCCGGCGgcaaaggagaggagaggaggtggacgGAATCTAGATCGGGGATGGGTCCGGTGTGGGGTTAAACTGGgacggttggtggggtggttcgGTGTGGGACTGACGGACTATTCTAGCGATAGCGCAGGGTGTCTCACCGGCTCAGTGGCGTAGGTTTACGACCCACGCTATTATTATGATTTGTCTGCGGCGCACGGTCAAGAATTATTTACCAGTAGTGTCCCTCAAAAAAACCAACGCTGCTGCTAAGCCATACCAGTAGCGGGCTTTGTACCCAGCACTActggtaattaccagtagcgtggggaaacaaacaaacactactggtaaacttctatgtataagtATAATTTTCTAGTAGTGGGACTAGCAGAGAAAgatatatatgcggataaatagttccttatagtcaagcggacccacgctactactttgttccaaagacatgcacaccatcgaaatagtccatctatatcaatatacaccgagagggaataattttttttacaagagaggaaatagttcatccatccataatgccctcctgctggtgcagacttttcttcttcttcttcttcttcttcttcttattgttcccattttctatgggagacggcttcgcaacaagctctttggaccttgcaactatctcgaaactcacacgcgcaccgagggcagcatattttatatgctcgtacgtcaagggataattctcgcatctagacgaccttaataccaccgtctcgtcacccttctgaagatttgtactgagcacaaaatttgctacgtcaaaTAGGGAAGGTGTTTGTTTaccacaatcttctacaggaattttgattctggtttgtaggtcagcgatgcttttcaaatcaaggttgtacggctccagcttctgtttgtccccttcgatggctaccCCACAGAAATGTACGTCcccccgagacaagaaatcgtgaagctcacctggtatggagggcgagtatatgatgtggtacaccaaaacatcatcttcgaggcatagCCGAAGGACGgcagcgcgttggatcttcccagtggcatgctccgtgtactctgcgtcgagaccgatgaccctcgtctctacctttttgacggagttggatacattgttgatccactaccgaacaacccttgggtggacggtgacggtggcaactatgctcaacgagccttcgacgaggacatgttggacgctaaaaacctgcatctcgatctctttcgccatttggaacccttggaacggagggctattgtttggagaattaggattagatggctagtctaactgaagtagtagatgattatttaaagaggttaaaacaatgtgaatgcaatgggtttgaatgcaaatgaagatgaagggaaggtgaagaagccgaggaaaatcggttcccgatggagaagtaaatgggagaagtggtgtgcaggcagttgattagacggctaggtagactaaacgaaaaggctatgcgggtagactgatgagtcgtacctgttcgtgcacgtgcccatccttcctgataggtgggatctatgcaaacagataaaaaaatgtgtcgtagctggttcagatggatattggcgcgtgagtGGGAGGCACACTTTGCCATACTTTGCCATATAATGTtgcaacattctctggttaaggaataccccctccgtttaggtgagtaagtcaccttatgaaaatcaggttttcccaaaacctttaggcgtggagcattaacttcctgctcgatcccctcccagcctcgttagccagcgttctcttcctctgttgTCGCGTtgtacctttccatttttcctcttctcaagtgtcgaacgatctgcatgccatccttgatgcaccagaatgaccactgcatgcatcgccgCAGGGCATTGATTGGGCCTGCTTGGAGAGCTGAAAAGGCATCCTTATAACTACATATTAATTGCTGATTTTGCTTCCATTTGTAATAGTGTCGTGGTTGGAAGTTTTGCTCGTCCCAATGCTCTTTCTCGTCCAATCTACAGCCACGTAGGTtgcgctcacctagacggagggagtacatggttatcctcatcaaaggcccatcttcgcgcttccgcatgcacgagaatttggttctgcttgcaatatggatgatacctggaggatgaagtgaacaggcatacTAGCacaggagacctatttccgctatacagtactggagtactcatgttcctactactactactactactactactactagtagtagtaatagtagtagtagtagtagtacaactgtggtacacctgatggtcaaaatactattcaaaCGGTCCTCACAGTCAAGTAACAACACCCTGTGCCTGACACTAGTACAGTAGGCGTGTtcaggttaccaaagtcagccacaccctgtgcactgtgtagtctgtcaccgccgctgtacagcacattagcatgcctcgcctcatctctctctcccctcccatagcaccactccatctgtACTGTCGCCTGACACTCTGTGCCCCCATGTACTGTCGCCTGACACTCTGTGCCCCCATGTACTGTCGCCTCGCTCTCCTCCCCctgtaccactattccctcgctagccgctccagcaccgacaaccttctcccccataaatcaagcacccaaaacccccaccttccaaactccaccatggccgaacgcgaacggCGCAGCatccatgatacggaggcgtacatgatgcccctcgactttaatccgatctccattagccgaaatatatttgtaggtatgtagtgggtcgtcgtacatcattttcctcgacttcgatccgatcaccatcgcccgaaacttcttggcaggtatgtactgggtcggcatgaactccaactggatggctgccttcagagaagacggtaaaaagttggtgctcgtgaacttccagacctcccataagattatccttcctccgttggattatatagagtttaaCCATcatggtccaagtcatctagattaccacgtcagttggacggaccttcttttgcaggagattgtaatctgccaagtgcccacaaacatgcgaattacgcagacttcaagctaattgccttgttcgaccgcggactcgcctatctttacgccggtgccttctttagctggagacaactcagctcacagtggatcatcgtcaaagctgatacacacttctgtgatgctattgaacacaatggcatcatctacgcgatcgacaaagcagatggcaccacgtattgctgggacgatgcgtgtaagttgtttccttatcatgttaatgatgacgccatgacactgtttgaactttttgtgatgattggcatatccctgtttgagcacaatttgagtagaactatggcaatgtattagagacaccgtaaatcatctatatttggaatgagttattcatgtgattgtgaccatgtcattacagccaatttgtacccctgaataatcaaacggttaggaatatatggatattatccttattttacagtaatctatatactactactaaatatgagtgtgtatcaatgaccatgttagtttcctcattttcatgatgtagaaacatgcaccacactgttggtttcatctaaccatacattagggaagtaaatgtgcatatggagaactatatatttggaagtagtgaaatcctgcaatgcttaccatgtgtacatacctacattcgcccttcagcaatcaatggctagaataatatcctcacaaaaagttttcccacagaacacgagtatataacaattcatggtatgttagttaccttgaagaatttgtttgtgaggacaaaacatgattacataacatgcatgacatggtagtttcccgtgaagaatcgattgcgagataacatgagtataaccatgcttggcacttctatattttcgaacccagtatacatttccctgtattttcctcccagttctaacagagacatatcaatgttgtttcttgcattatcctactcatactctgaaaaaTGCTAAttttacattaacaatgcctgtcctttttgatatgatgcagtgtccctacagttactgccctttgtaatcacaccacctttgccaaaatagggaagcacaactggttcctcgctcgatcagacgacggtaaaagactgatgatcattcggacacatgagccggagaagttatattgcaaaaaacccactgtatataagcaccgtgaaatacgtgagtatccgaacAGTGACTATTACATCTATGAACAGGATACcatcttgttggggccttcaggattttttagttggaggcgggtaagcagccttggttcacactctgtgtttctcggactcaattattggattaaccaggagatcaccgttggcaaggaccttgatggcagagaggctctgtttactaaggaaaactatgtctacacggcgagccctaggagttcggagcgaactcccctgattgtcaacgatacagcctgcagccaaaagaaggtgagaatgacaaaggcatccggattaactttgatccttggatgtctcgattatgacaggcagtgatgtggttcaagccttcaggttgataggtaattgggctgttgcatcgaaagtgtggagtactggtgtctccagaTCATTGgttgctgaagcggggctgcaaattatgatggtgtttgatcatctctttgaatgactttgttgtctttgatGCTGGTTCTAAATgcgtagttctttcttttgttatgcatattccttgtcatttggtcatcctcgtctatgtcactcttactatgtaatagttgcctctgtttataatgtcattctcgtttggatcacgagagtctgagcgctgcagatgggtgcattttggtggtgtagcaagacttctaatgaactatcatgtcttgttgtttatgtcagtagtagtcactagtcagagTTTGAATGTTGATTATatcgttgtttcaaactgtttattgtctcgaactgctggtgggctaaatgagggcatcaccattctccactGTTTAGAGTATATCtctttttttcaagttatataatttgagctcagtgtcttttcaatgtacacttgtttgggccagtgaggtgtcgttgaatatgggccgagtagtaacgcaatgccaaacatgtcaattatgactctcaggcagggctctcaaaagatcctaaaaaaaggacggcctctccaaaaaagaaagaataaggactcttaggccgacatgtgggcgccaccggtgttttcgtgtgcttgcgcgccgagagcatattgtcgcgtgctcgaaattcatgctaccttttcatccccaatctcccgcccctcccccgcctctggaatctcgattcctactctagtgaccccaaatccccctcctgtactccctgtactcaagcgcactatcatatccccggtcaacgtggatctccgagccagaggtcctgaggtccgtcctgccttcagtCGCTGCAttctgtcgctcaacagtggcatggcggtgcttgacgagccagtttgccggcaaagtgctgatggtaaccatcaacggttaccggcctcccgtctcaccggacgaccttgtcaaagctcttggcattgcgcacggcatccaaatcaGTGACTTGCTTGtagaagtctgtccgccaccggctgatttcttcgtcaggttccggacaactttcgactgcagtcctgtgttcgaatcttcccggtgtttgttctgcgatggcacgctggtgagctttgatcggtggcacccaggatggggctctgtgacctttgagcttgagttttaaataaagcttaccttccacggcacacctcgacgtgcttggaacagcgagtccatgaatgagcttatcaacgaccttggaggtgagctcataaGTATGTTCATTCCTCCAGACAACttggctctgacggttatggcatggatgaagaagccgtccaccataccaaaggtgattggtgttgagataccggtgcaggaaccggggttgtactattcatcgccaccaaggccgccgcggaccacgttagggatgtacctgtatcaagtgtccgtgcatgtcgaagaagtggtcaatccatcaatcaaagtcctgccgccTCCGCTGGTGCCAGgctccatcgacgacgtccattacaggagtcaacatcaGACTTTCGTCGTGTTGCtgggaacgatggatggcacagggcctactccatcgcacggTGGAGGCCActccttctttgggagaagaggcagggctggctgcctggatgtgctctaatttgaggtaacaactgaatcttgtaagataatagttaaatccgagctatgggtgtgaagcactgatatgccagtacatttgattgtgacatgttctaattttgtacctgaactttttctAGAAAGGGaagtacgtcaacttaatgtgctagcagaacttattgtgttgtctttctgttttctttgcacaacattaaagatatttccccgtcattgataaagatgatgaaccgttATTTACGACTTccttggtttcaacatagccctacccatagcgatccactacttccatcctgattgtgccgcctgcgtggaatttttgtatgcaagttcagtgtgctatgatgttctatatgattgtgtcaactatataagtttttacagAGTATCAACAAT
This genomic window contains:
- the LOC123161057 gene encoding uncharacterized protein, with product MCSSLKRRLYAGEATGSCSAAQLRSGSSSKDTRIIDRAFTLLGFAEGNVQDASEFDLVFVLAVMENTASKLGKLGMKTDLNQVDKLVASVMEAAPVGSAVAARIHVSVILSYGSATANKEEACLILNSSTETDSELKLLRPQITLFCISCRNHHPMLLAQWQQGVTRSDLAKEFSFEEFIKVCDRFIARKLAQQFYDKALAFGLKGYAKLLVLVTLTVIERFVDWMVSWLPMDSFVRWW